In Chiroxiphia lanceolata isolate bChiLan1 chromosome 2, bChiLan1.pri, whole genome shotgun sequence, a single genomic region encodes these proteins:
- the NR0B1 gene encoding nuclear receptor subfamily 0 group B member 1, with protein MACVERGCRCCAEGRRHSSILYSILRSQERQERAAPTGQAPRGCPCGSRRRVALRSPQVVCKAASAVLVKTLRFVQNVPCFQELPLEEQLLLVRSCWAPLLLLGLAQDRVPLETVESAEPSMLQRILTARRHGEQPPPRVPAPPPGRQHHGPHLPSAGEIQAIKGFLAKCWSLDISTKEYAYLKGTVLFNPDLPGLQCTQYIEGLQREAQQALNEHVRLIHRGDEARFAKLNVVLSLLRSINADVMAELFFRPIIGAVNMDDMLLEMLCAKL; from the exons ATGGCGTGCGTGGAGCGCGGCTGCCGCTGCTGCGCGGAGGGCAGGCGGCACAGCAGCATCCTCTACAGCATCCTACGGAGCCAGGAGCGCCAGGAGCGGGCGGCGCCGACCGGACAGGCTCCCCGCGGCTGCCCCTGCGGGTCGAGGCGGCGGGTGGCCCTGCGGAGCCCGCAGGTGGTTTGCAAGGCGGCCTCGGCCGTGCTGGTGAAGACGCTGCGCTTCGTCCAGAACGTGCCCTGCTTCCAGGAGCTGCcgctggaggagcagctgctgctggtccGCAGCTGCTGGGCGCCCCTGCTGCTACTGGGGCTGGCGCAGGACCGGGTGCCCCTGGAGACGGTGGAGAGCGCGGAGCCCAGCATGCTGCAGCGCATCCTCACGGCCCGGCGGCACGGAGAGCAGCCCCCGCCGCGGGTACCCGCACCGCCGCCGGGCCGGCAGCACCACGGCCCGCACCTGCCCTCGGCCGGAGAGATCCAGGCCATCAAGGGCTTCTTGGCCAAGTGCTGGAGCCTGGACATCAGCACCAAAGAGTACGCTTACCTCAAGGGGACGGTGCTCTTCAACCCGG ATCTACCTGGACTGCAGTGTACACAGTACATTGAAGGACTGCAGAGGGAAGCACAACAAGCTCTAAATGAACATGTCAGACTCATTCACAGAGGTGATGAAGCCAGATTTGCCAAGCTGAATGTTGTTTTATCTTTGTTAAGATCTATTAATGCTGATGTGATGGCTGAATTATTCTTCAGGCCCATCATTGGAGCGGTGAACATGGATGACAtgcttttggaaatgctttGTGCAAAATTATAA